One window of Akkermansia biwaensis genomic DNA carries:
- a CDS encoding glycoside hydrolase family 88 protein produces the protein MQQFTLSFNMLQQRILVLFLSFLSLFGVASGAPADWKEKTIRENLELVASWQIAHPVKRSHLHWTYGAFYSGLVQYALAHPQSMKLQAVRTVGEGSQWGVLKRPYHADDHVIGHAWMEMAMEDGNPAAAEKIRAVLDKVMARPSSASLKFQTPGCQDRWCWSDALFMAPPVFAKLAAYTGDRRYLEFMDREYKAAYDYLFDKKEGLFYRDSRYFTIPAANGKKMFWSRGNGWVIAGLPMILQDMPRDWPTRTFYVNLLKRMAAALKKCQSPDGSWHASLMDPAEPPLKEMSGTLFIMYGMMWGVNQGYLDEKEYLPVIRKAWQAACDAVNAEGALGWVQPIADKPGHYSGNDTEVYGSGAYLLAGCELRKWVIRQDHPRRKTVSVANPLNVFRPRETVSVPWNPGKGRDSSRLRVFDVRNGCVIVHQLADTDGDGRMDTLLFQSNFRAGASRDFWILENSSLDAAPAEEVCFSRHVPERLDDFAWENDRTAHRIYGPAVSRPAPEGEGLVSSGTDVWSKKAGVPVINEFYKKGDYHRDRGNGLDMYHVGPGRGCGGIAVFRDGKAHVSSNWARVRTLYNGPVQTAFEVSYAPWNVGGGMKAAETRKVTLDAGSHFTRVRSSVTLNGGNSSEIRVGAGMDTGKKRNSYEVVTADREAGIVAAWSRPRGDNGCFGTAVMVPWAPDGAAEDGEGCSYWTRSMKSGNSFDWYMGAVWSKASPVKSAEQWEKEVRRVRDCIRTPLRVKVR, from the coding sequence ATGCAACAATTTACTCTCTCATTCAACATGCTGCAACAAAGGATTCTGGTCCTGTTCCTGTCTTTTTTATCTTTATTCGGAGTTGCTTCCGGCGCTCCTGCGGACTGGAAGGAGAAAACCATCAGGGAAAATCTTGAACTTGTAGCCTCGTGGCAGATAGCCCATCCCGTCAAGCGTTCCCATCTGCATTGGACCTACGGGGCGTTTTATTCCGGCCTGGTGCAGTATGCCCTGGCCCATCCGCAGAGCATGAAGCTTCAGGCCGTGAGGACGGTCGGGGAAGGGAGCCAATGGGGCGTTCTGAAACGGCCCTACCATGCGGATGACCATGTGATCGGCCATGCCTGGATGGAGATGGCCATGGAAGATGGAAATCCCGCCGCCGCCGAAAAAATCCGTGCCGTTCTGGACAAGGTGATGGCCCGGCCCTCGTCCGCCTCCCTTAAATTCCAGACGCCCGGATGCCAGGACCGCTGGTGCTGGTCGGACGCCCTGTTCATGGCGCCCCCCGTATTCGCGAAGCTGGCGGCCTATACCGGAGACCGCCGGTATCTGGAGTTCATGGACCGGGAATACAAGGCCGCATACGATTATTTGTTCGATAAGAAGGAAGGCCTGTTTTACCGGGATTCCCGCTACTTCACCATTCCGGCGGCCAACGGAAAGAAGATGTTCTGGAGCCGCGGGAACGGCTGGGTGATTGCCGGGCTGCCGATGATTCTGCAGGACATGCCGCGGGACTGGCCCACGCGGACCTTTTACGTGAACCTGCTCAAGCGCATGGCGGCGGCATTGAAAAAATGCCAGTCTCCCGACGGTTCCTGGCACGCCAGCCTGATGGACCCCGCCGAACCGCCCCTGAAGGAAATGAGCGGAACCCTTTTCATCATGTACGGCATGATGTGGGGCGTGAACCAGGGTTACCTGGACGAAAAAGAATACCTGCCCGTCATCCGGAAGGCATGGCAGGCGGCCTGCGACGCCGTGAACGCGGAGGGAGCGCTGGGCTGGGTGCAGCCGATCGCGGACAAACCGGGGCATTATTCCGGAAATGATACGGAGGTGTACGGTTCCGGAGCCTACCTTCTGGCCGGCTGTGAACTGCGCAAATGGGTGATTCGTCAAGATCATCCGCGGCGGAAGACCGTTTCCGTCGCCAACCCCTTGAATGTTTTCCGGCCCCGGGAAACGGTGTCCGTTCCGTGGAATCCCGGAAAAGGGCGGGATTCTTCCCGGCTGCGCGTGTTTGACGTGCGCAACGGCTGCGTGATTGTCCACCAGCTGGCGGATACCGATGGGGACGGCAGGATGGACACCCTGCTGTTCCAGAGCAATTTCCGCGCGGGAGCGTCCCGCGATTTCTGGATTCTGGAGAATTCCTCCCTGGATGCCGCTCCTGCGGAAGAGGTGTGCTTCAGTCGTCATGTGCCGGAGCGGCTGGACGATTTTGCGTGGGAAAACGACCGTACGGCCCACCGTATTTACGGTCCGGCAGTTTCCAGGCCTGCGCCGGAGGGGGAGGGGCTTGTTTCCAGCGGAACGGACGTATGGAGCAAGAAGGCAGGGGTGCCTGTAATTAATGAATTTTACAAGAAGGGAGATTATCACCGTGACCGCGGCAACGGACTGGACATGTACCATGTGGGACCCGGACGCGGATGCGGCGGCATTGCCGTGTTCAGAGACGGGAAAGCCCATGTTTCCAGCAACTGGGCCAGGGTGCGGACCCTGTACAACGGACCTGTTCAGACCGCCTTTGAAGTAAGTTACGCGCCGTGGAACGTGGGAGGAGGAATGAAGGCTGCCGAGACCAGGAAGGTGACTCTGGATGCCGGAAGCCATTTCACAAGGGTAAGAAGTTCCGTGACCCTGAACGGGGGCAATTCTTCGGAAATCCGAGTCGGTGCTGGCATGGATACCGGGAAGAAAAGGAACAGTTATGAAGTTGTCACGGCGGACCGGGAAGCCGGAATCGTGGCCGCATGGAGCAGGCCCAGGGGGGATAACGGCTGTTTCGGAACCGCCGTTATGGTGCCGTGGGCGCCGGATGGCGCCGCGGAGGATGGGGAGGGATGCTCCTACTGGACCCGCTCCATGAAGAGCGGGAATTCCTTTGACTGGTACATGGGGGCGGTATGGAGCAAGGCTTCTCCCGTCAAGTCCGCTGAACAATGGGAAAAAGAGGTGCGCCGCGTCCGCGATTGCATCCGGACTCCGCTCCGGGTCAAAGTGCGTTGA